One segment of Meriones unguiculatus strain TT.TT164.6M chromosome 3, Bangor_MerUng_6.1, whole genome shotgun sequence DNA contains the following:
- the LOC110541891 gene encoding cathepsin 7-like isoform X1 → MISAGFLAILCLGVASAAPSHDYTLDAEWEQWKRSYEKIYSPEEEKQRRAVWEENMKMFKLHSGVNGLWINNVTIEMNEFGDRTGEEMRKMMNNSSVLTLRNGKHIQKRGNVPIPTTLDWRKEGYVTPVRSQGPCGVCWAFAVVGSLEGQLFRKTGKLIPLSVQNLVDCSRSFGTNGCIDGKPYGAFQYVKNNGGLEAEATYPYEAKVRLCRYRPERSVVTVSRVLGVPRTEAALMNALITHGPIIVSIDAAHESFDKYTGGIYHEPKCRSKTLNHSMLLVGFGYEGKESENRKYWLVKNSYGKRWGENGYMKIPRDQNNYCGIASCAMYPVL, encoded by the exons ATGATTTCTGCTGGCTTCCTGGCCATCCTGTGCTTGGGAGTGGCCTCTGCTGCTCCATCACATGATTACACTTTAGATGCTGAGTGGGAGCAGTGGAAGAGGAGCTATGAAAAAATCTACAGCCCA GAAGAGGAAAAACAGAGGAGAGCAGTAtgggaagaaaatatgaaaatgttcAAACTGCACAGTGGGGTGAATGGTCTGTGGATAAACAACGTCACTATAGAGATGAATGAATTTGGTGACAGG ACTGGTgaagaaatgaggaaaatgaTGAATAACAGTTCAGTTCTGACTCTAAGAAATGGGAAACACATCCAGAAACGTGGGAATGTTCCAATCCCCACAACTTTGGATTGGAGAAAGGAAGGCTATGTGACTCCtgtgagaagtcag GGACCATGTGGTGTATGTTGGGCTTTTGCTGTGGTTGGTTCTTTAGAAGGACAGCTGTTCAGGAAAACAGGCAAACTGATCCCACTGAGTGTACAGAACCTAGTGGACTGCTCTCGATCTTTTGGCACTAATGGCTGTATTGATGGCAAACCTTATGGTGCCTTCCAATATGTGAAGAACAATGGAGGTCTGGAAGCTGAGGCCACATATCCATATGAAGCCAAGGTAA GACTCTGCAGGTACCGTCCTGAACGTTCTGTTGTTACGGTCTCCCGTGTTTTGGGTGTCCCAAGGACTGAAGCAGCCCTAATGAATGCTCTAATAACTCATGGGCCTATCATTGTTTCAATAGATGCTGCACATGAATCTTTTGATAAATATACAGGAG GTATATATCATGAACCAAAATGCAGAAGTAAAACACTTAACCATAGTATGTTGCTAGTTGGCTTTGGCTATGAAGGCAAAGAgtcagaaaacaggaaatactgGCTGGTAAAGAACAG CTATGGCAAAAGATGGGGAGAAAATGGTTACATGAAGATTCCCAGAGACCAGAACAACTACTGTGGAATTGCTTCCTGTGCTATGTACCCTGTACTGTGA
- the LOC110541891 gene encoding cathepsin 7-like isoform X2: protein MISAGFLAILCLGVASAAPSHDYTLDAEWEQWKRSYEKIYSPEEEKQRRAVWEENMKMFKLHSGVNGLWINNVTIEMNEFGDRTGEEMRKMMNNSSVLTLRNGKHIQKRGNVPIPTTLDWRKEGYVTPVRSQGPCGVCWAFAVVGSLEGQLFRKTGKLIPLSVQNLVDCSRSFGTNGCIDGKPYGAFQYVKNNGGLEAEATYPYEAKEGLCRYRPERSVVTVSRVLGVPRTEAALMNALITHGPIIVSIDAAHESFDKYTGGIYHEPKCRSKTLNHSMLLVGFGYEGKESENRKYWLVKNSYGKRWGENGYMKIPRDQNNYCGIASCAMYPVL, encoded by the exons ATGATTTCTGCTGGCTTCCTGGCCATCCTGTGCTTGGGAGTGGCCTCTGCTGCTCCATCACATGATTACACTTTAGATGCTGAGTGGGAGCAGTGGAAGAGGAGCTATGAAAAAATCTACAGCCCA GAAGAGGAAAAACAGAGGAGAGCAGTAtgggaagaaaatatgaaaatgttcAAACTGCACAGTGGGGTGAATGGTCTGTGGATAAACAACGTCACTATAGAGATGAATGAATTTGGTGACAGG ACTGGTgaagaaatgaggaaaatgaTGAATAACAGTTCAGTTCTGACTCTAAGAAATGGGAAACACATCCAGAAACGTGGGAATGTTCCAATCCCCACAACTTTGGATTGGAGAAAGGAAGGCTATGTGACTCCtgtgagaagtcag GGACCATGTGGTGTATGTTGGGCTTTTGCTGTGGTTGGTTCTTTAGAAGGACAGCTGTTCAGGAAAACAGGCAAACTGATCCCACTGAGTGTACAGAACCTAGTGGACTGCTCTCGATCTTTTGGCACTAATGGCTGTATTGATGGCAAACCTTATGGTGCCTTCCAATATGTGAAGAACAATGGAGGTCTGGAAGCTGAGGCCACATATCCATATGAAGCCAAG GAAGGACTCTGCAGGTACCGTCCTGAACGTTCTGTTGTTACGGTCTCCCGTGTTTTGGGTGTCCCAAGGACTGAAGCAGCCCTAATGAATGCTCTAATAACTCATGGGCCTATCATTGTTTCAATAGATGCTGCACATGAATCTTTTGATAAATATACAGGAG GTATATATCATGAACCAAAATGCAGAAGTAAAACACTTAACCATAGTATGTTGCTAGTTGGCTTTGGCTATGAAGGCAAAGAgtcagaaaacaggaaatactgGCTGGTAAAGAACAG CTATGGCAAAAGATGGGGAGAAAATGGTTACATGAAGATTCCCAGAGACCAGAACAACTACTGTGGAATTGCTTCCTGTGCTATGTACCCTGTACTGTGA